A section of the Rhodobacteraceae bacterium M382 genome encodes:
- a CDS encoding HAD family hydrolase: MKSPLTTIAFDADDTLWHNERFFRLTQDRFAGLLCDYADADDLANRLLAAEKRNIGHYGYGIKGFTLSMIETAIEVTEDRVPARVIRELIEAGQEMLRHPIELLPHAQRAVETVTQDYRVLLITKGDLLDQERKLAQSGLGDLFDGVEIVSEKTTDIYIDIFTRHGEGPDRAMMVGNSMRSDVVPVVQAGGWGIYVPHGMVWEIEHAEEPRSALRYHKVSTLADLPQLVAQIDPRNT; this comes from the coding sequence ATGAAGAGTCCGCTGACCACCATCGCCTTTGATGCTGATGATACGCTTTGGCACAACGAACGCTTCTTTCGCCTGACCCAGGACAGGTTCGCCGGATTGCTATGCGATTACGCCGACGCCGACGATTTGGCCAATCGGCTTCTGGCGGCCGAAAAACGCAATATCGGCCACTATGGGTACGGGATCAAAGGGTTCACACTGTCGATGATCGAAACAGCTATCGAAGTGACAGAAGACCGGGTCCCTGCCCGAGTGATCCGCGAACTGATCGAGGCCGGTCAGGAGATGCTGCGCCACCCGATCGAGTTGCTGCCCCACGCCCAGCGGGCCGTTGAAACGGTGACCCAGGATTACCGGGTGCTGTTGATCACAAAAGGCGATCTGCTGGACCAGGAACGCAAGCTGGCCCAGTCCGGGTTGGGCGATCTGTTCGACGGGGTGGAAATCGTGTCAGAAAAGACGACGGACATCTATATCGACATCTTTACGCGCCATGGCGAAGGACCGGATCGAGCCATGATGGTGGGCAATTCAATGCGCTCTGATGTCGTTCCCGTCGTGCAAGCTGGCGGATGGGGAATCTACGTGCCCCACGGGATGGTTTGGGAAATCGAACACGCCGAGGAACCGCGTTCCGCCCTGCGGTACCACAAGGTTTCCACCCTCGCGGACCTGCCGCAACTGGTTGCACAGATCGACCCCCGCAATACGTAG
- the clpS gene encoding ATP-dependent Clp protease adapter ClpS yields the protein MMSDNADDDTESGLMTKTRAKTKRPPRYKVLLLNDDYTPMEFVVHVLERFFGLNHAQAFEIMLTVHKKGLAVVGVFSHEIAETKVGQVMDFARRHQHPLQCTMEKEE from the coding sequence ATGATGTCGGACAACGCGGACGATGACACCGAAAGCGGCCTGATGACCAAAACGCGGGCCAAGACCAAACGCCCGCCGCGTTACAAGGTGCTGTTGTTGAACGATGACTATACACCGATGGAATTTGTCGTGCATGTTCTCGAACGGTTCTTTGGTTTGAACCATGCGCAGGCCTTTGAAATCATGTTGACTGTCCACAAGAAGGGATTGGCGGTGGTTGGAGTGTTCAGCCACGAGATCGCTGAAACCAAAGTCGGGCAGGTGATGGATTTTGCCCGCAGGCACCAGCATCCGCTGCAGTGTACGATGGAAAAAGAAGAATAA
- a CDS encoding class I SAM-dependent methyltransferase yields the protein MSPRLSLAIQAGVPIPDEGRIAVFHPRGDADLSALPADRVLAIQPMRPDHDALVARGFACAATLPEGERFAASVVFATRAKGLGRDLVARASACTEGPVLVDGAKTDGIDSLIKPLLKQAQAHAPISKAHGKICWFAGGVEMPDWRAADFTDIGGYVTAPGVFSADGIDPASALLAQSLPVKLGRRVADLGAGWGYLSAQILTHDAVEVLHMVEADHAALDCARRNVTDARAQMHWADACGWAAPEPLDTVVMNPPFHTGRAAEPALGQSFIDTAARVLTPSGQLWLVANRHLPYETRLSEKFAQVEEIAGDNRFKVLHASRPKRQRR from the coding sequence ATGTCTCCCCGTCTTTCCCTAGCCATCCAGGCCGGTGTCCCGATTCCTGATGAGGGCCGCATAGCGGTCTTCCATCCCCGTGGGGATGCGGACCTGTCGGCGCTGCCTGCCGACCGCGTTTTAGCTATTCAACCTATGCGACCCGATCATGATGCGCTGGTCGCACGCGGATTTGCCTGTGCAGCGACCCTGCCCGAAGGTGAGCGGTTTGCCGCATCGGTTGTGTTCGCGACACGGGCCAAGGGGTTGGGACGGGATCTGGTGGCGCGGGCCAGTGCCTGCACAGAGGGGCCGGTTCTGGTGGATGGGGCCAAAACCGATGGAATCGATTCTCTGATCAAACCGCTGTTGAAACAGGCCCAGGCCCATGCGCCGATTTCCAAGGCCCACGGCAAGATCTGCTGGTTTGCCGGTGGCGTGGAGATGCCGGATTGGCGGGCTGCGGACTTTACCGATATCGGCGGATATGTAACCGCACCCGGCGTGTTTTCGGCAGATGGAATTGACCCGGCCTCGGCATTGCTGGCTCAGAGTTTGCCAGTCAAACTGGGCCGTAGGGTTGCCGATTTGGGGGCCGGGTGGGGCTATCTGTCTGCTCAGATCCTGACACATGACGCAGTAGAGGTTCTGCACATGGTCGAAGCGGATCATGCGGCCCTGGATTGTGCCCGTCGCAATGTAACGGATGCGCGCGCGCAGATGCATTGGGCCGATGCCTGTGGATGGGCTGCGCCCGAACCGCTGGATACCGTTGTGATGAACCCGCCATTCCACACGGGTCGCGCGGCCGAACCTGCGCTGGGACAGTCCTTTATTGATACAGCGGCCCGCGTATTGACGCCGTCGGGGCAGCTGTGGCTGGTTGCCAATCGGCACTTGCCGTATGAAACCCGTCTGAGCGAAAAATTTGCCCAAGTCGAGGAAATCGCCGGCGACAACCGGTTCAAGGTCCTGCACGCCAGCCGACCGAAACGTCAACGTCGCTGA
- a CDS encoding SDR family oxidoreductase: MSFSISGKTAIVTGASSGIGLAIGKQFAEQGANVMFADHSEKDLISELDKYADDDNVAYFAGDLRERLTIANLLSATIDTFDQIDILVNGARQVVPSDPLDPNDTSTEILLGQTLLPTLRLSQQVARRMMKQAEDRDEDDNTPAGSIINLSSIAARRTHPELLAYSVTSAALDQVTRSLAVALAPHKIRVNSVAFGSVMSASMKTILKENRSFRQDIEQHTPLGRIASPTELADAAQFLASDAAGFMTGQIVTLDGGRTLLDPVAAPVH; encoded by the coding sequence ATGTCCTTTTCCATCTCAGGAAAAACCGCAATCGTCACCGGTGCCTCCAGCGGCATTGGTTTGGCCATCGGCAAGCAATTTGCCGAACAAGGTGCCAATGTGATGTTCGCCGATCACAGCGAAAAGGATCTGATCAGCGAGTTGGACAAATATGCGGACGATGACAATGTCGCATATTTTGCGGGGGACCTGCGCGAACGTCTGACCATTGCCAATCTGTTGTCGGCAACGATTGATACGTTCGATCAGATCGACATCTTGGTGAATGGCGCGCGCCAGGTTGTGCCGTCGGATCCGTTGGACCCAAACGATACGTCAACGGAAATACTGTTGGGGCAAACCCTGTTGCCGACATTGCGCCTGTCTCAACAAGTGGCGCGCCGCATGATGAAGCAGGCCGAAGATCGTGACGAAGACGACAACACGCCCGCCGGGTCAATTATCAATCTGTCCTCGATTGCGGCACGCCGCACCCATCCCGAACTGTTGGCCTATTCGGTGACCTCGGCGGCCTTGGACCAGGTGACCCGGTCACTGGCCGTGGCGCTGGCCCCGCACAAGATCCGGGTGAATTCCGTTGCCTTCGGGTCGGTCATGAGCGCGTCAATGAAGACAATTCTCAAGGAAAACCGATCCTTCCGACAGGACATCGAACAACACACCCCGTTGGGTCGGATTGCATCGCCAACGGAATTGGCGGATGCGGCGCAATTCCTGGCTTCGGATGCCGCAGGTTTCATGACCGGGCAGATCGTGACGCTGGATGGCGGGCGCACTCTGCTCGACCCGGTTGCTGCGCCGGTACACTGA
- the hemF gene encoding oxygen-dependent coproporphyrinogen oxidase, producing the protein MTASMDIEKATASAWFRQLRDDIVAAFEELEDSHATGPLSDAAPGRFDVSETKRAAEDGSDAGGGLMSVMRGGRVFEKVGVNISTVYGTLGERAQNAMAARKGIPGMKDDPRFWASGISLVAHMQNPHAPAVHMNTRMFWTPHAWWFGGGSDLNPCIEYDEDTAHFHATQKSHLDPHGPGHYPRLKEWADEYFYIPHRNRARGVGGIFMDDYCSDDWQGDFALTQDIGRAFLPAFLPLVEKRRVQDWSDADKDAQLVHRGLYAEYNLVYDRGTKFGLETGHDANAVLMSLPPMAKWV; encoded by the coding sequence ATGACCGCTTCGATGGACATTGAAAAAGCCACCGCCTCTGCCTGGTTCCGCCAGCTGCGTGACGACATCGTTGCCGCATTCGAAGAGCTGGAAGACAGCCACGCTACCGGCCCCTTGTCCGACGCAGCGCCGGGGCGGTTCGACGTCAGTGAAACCAAACGCGCCGCGGAGGATGGATCCGATGCGGGCGGCGGATTGATGAGCGTCATGCGGGGCGGGCGTGTGTTCGAAAAGGTCGGAGTCAATATCTCGACTGTCTATGGCACCTTGGGGGAGCGGGCACAAAACGCAATGGCCGCGCGCAAAGGCATCCCGGGAATGAAGGACGATCCGCGGTTCTGGGCCTCGGGCATCAGTCTGGTTGCGCATATGCAGAACCCGCATGCGCCCGCCGTTCACATGAATACCCGCATGTTCTGGACCCCGCACGCCTGGTGGTTTGGTGGCGGATCTGACCTGAATCCGTGCATCGAATATGACGAAGACACCGCGCATTTCCATGCCACGCAGAAATCGCATCTCGACCCGCATGGCCCCGGCCACTATCCCCGGCTCAAGGAATGGGCGGATGAATATTTCTATATCCCGCACCGCAATCGCGCCCGTGGCGTGGGCGGCATTTTCATGGATGACTATTGCAGCGACGACTGGCAGGGTGATTTCGCTCTGACCCAGGACATTGGCCGTGCCTTCCTGCCCGCCTTTCTTCCGCTGGTGGAAAAACGTCGGGTGCAGGATTGGTCTGACGCCGACAAGGACGCGCAACTTGTGCATCGCGGGCTCTATGCCGAATACAACCTGGTCTATGACCGGGGCACCAAATTCGGCCTGGAAACCGGCCATGATGCCAATGCGGTGCTGATGAGCCTGCCGCCGATGGCCAAATGGGTCTGA
- the pheS gene encoding phenylalanine--tRNA ligase subunit alpha, with protein sequence MDDLKAKYLAQIADAADEAALEAIRVAAVGKKGEVALKMRELGKMTPEERQVMGPALNALKDEINSALAAKKAGLADAALDERLRTEWLDVTLPSRPSRQGSLHPISQVQEEITAIFAEMGFSVAEGPRIDTDWYNFDALNIPGHHPARAEMDTFYMHRATGDDRPPHVLRTHTSPVQIRSMEKMGAPLRIICPGGVYRADYDQTHTPMFHQVEGLALDKNISMANLKWVLEEFVKSFFEVDDVELRFRASHFPFTEPSAEVDIRCSWEGGALKIGEGDDWMEILGSGMVHPKVIAAGGIDPDVYQGFAFGIGIDRLAMLKYGIPDLRAFFDSDLRWLRHYGFAALDMPNLHGGLSR encoded by the coding sequence ATGGACGATCTTAAGGCAAAATACCTGGCACAGATTGCAGATGCCGCGGACGAAGCCGCGCTGGAGGCGATCCGTGTGGCCGCTGTCGGCAAAAAAGGCGAAGTCGCGTTGAAGATGCGCGAGCTGGGCAAGATGACCCCGGAAGAGCGTCAGGTTATGGGCCCGGCGCTGAACGCGCTCAAGGATGAGATCAATTCGGCCCTGGCCGCGAAAAAGGCCGGGTTGGCCGATGCGGCGCTGGACGAACGGCTGCGCACCGAATGGTTGGATGTGACCCTGCCATCGCGCCCGTCGCGTCAGGGATCGTTGCACCCGATCAGCCAGGTTCAGGAAGAGATCACCGCGATCTTTGCCGAGATGGGGTTTTCGGTTGCCGAAGGGCCGCGGATCGACACCGATTGGTATAACTTTGATGCGCTGAACATCCCCGGTCACCACCCCGCACGGGCCGAGATGGACACGTTCTACATGCACCGCGCGACAGGCGACGATCGTCCGCCGCATGTGCTGCGCACCCATACCTCGCCGGTCCAGATCCGGTCGATGGAGAAGATGGGCGCGCCGCTGCGCATCATCTGCCCGGGTGGCGTGTACCGCGCCGACTATGATCAGACCCACACACCGATGTTCCACCAGGTCGAAGGTCTGGCATTGGACAAGAACATCTCGATGGCCAACCTGAAATGGGTGCTCGAAGAGTTCGTGAAGAGCTTCTTTGAGGTGGATGATGTCGAACTGCGCTTCCGCGCCTCGCATTTCCCGTTCACCGAGCCCTCTGCCGAAGTCGACATTCGCTGTTCCTGGGAGGGTGGCGCGCTGAAGATCGGCGAGGGCGACGATTGGATGGAGATCCTTGGCTCGGGCATGGTCCACCCCAAGGTCATCGCCGCCGGTGGTATCGACCCCGATGTCTATCAGGGCTTTGCTTTTGGCATCGGCATCGACCGTCTGGCAATGCTGAAATACGGCATCCCCGACCTGCGCGCCTTCTTTGACAGCGACCTGCGCTGGCTGCGCCACTACGGCTTTGCCGCGCTGGACATGCCAAACCTGCATGGTGGCTTGTCTCGGTAA
- a CDS encoding DUF2513 domain-containing protein, whose translation MRDLDRIREIIIEASETPSEYDDGLVEFGDRMLPGDEYQLYLMADAGLIEGRACKNGIFFITNRGADFYGAILNEGVWEKTKAGASQVGGMTLGMVKDLAVAYIKKEAAEKLGISF comes from the coding sequence TTGCGTGACCTCGACCGGATCCGTGAAATCATTATAGAGGCGAGTGAAACACCATCGGAGTACGATGATGGGCTGGTAGAATTCGGCGACCGAATGCTGCCGGGCGATGAGTATCAGTTATACCTAATGGCCGACGCCGGTCTCATCGAAGGTCGAGCATGCAAGAATGGAATTTTCTTTATTACTAATCGAGGTGCCGATTTTTACGGTGCAATCCTAAATGAAGGTGTTTGGGAAAAAACAAAGGCGGGTGCTTCACAGGTTGGGGGTATGACCCTCGGCATGGTCAAAGATCTTGCGGTTGCTTACATCAAGAAAGAAGCGGCAGAGAAGCTGGGCATTTCGTTCTAG
- a CDS encoding polyhydroxybutyrate depolymerase, with translation MTRLLLIIAALWALPAAAMGPWQNRCHGDTPCEIDGRSYHIREPDGWDGETPLPVLMHFHGWMRQGSLIIKHQRISGATRRRDVLLVAPNGQDRSWDFWASGTADVEFARAVLEDVKQRYPVDPDRIYVSGYSWGSNMAWRFVCEDGTDIAALLAISGTLDQNEVCATAPREVRQVYGLNDDVLRFPYGPGGDTTYPVQLWRAAYDCGPGIDTGAWNAVSFLTLHRTTWDDCDQGRVSLDIHPGGHFIPHGWIARQLDELLGRTPSYP, from the coding sequence ATGACGCGACTTCTCCTGATCATTGCTGCCCTTTGGGCCCTTCCTGCTGCTGCCATGGGGCCTTGGCAGAACCGCTGCCACGGTGACACCCCCTGTGAGATTGACGGGCGGTCCTATCACATCCGCGAACCGGATGGTTGGGACGGGGAAACCCCGCTGCCGGTGTTGATGCATTTCCACGGTTGGATGCGGCAGGGCAGTTTGATCATCAAACACCAACGTATTTCCGGCGCGACACGGCGGCGGGATGTGTTGCTGGTGGCACCCAATGGTCAGGATCGCAGCTGGGATTTCTGGGCCTCGGGGACGGCGGATGTCGAATTTGCCCGTGCCGTGCTGGAAGATGTCAAACAGCGGTACCCTGTCGACCCTGACCGCATTTATGTGTCGGGGTATTCCTGGGGCAGCAATATGGCCTGGCGGTTTGTTTGCGAGGATGGCACCGACATTGCCGCGCTGCTGGCGATCTCGGGCACGTTGGATCAGAACGAAGTCTGTGCCACCGCCCCGCGTGAGGTGCGCCAGGTCTATGGGTTGAACGACGATGTGCTGCGGTTCCCCTATGGCCCCGGTGGCGACACCACCTATCCGGTGCAGCTGTGGCGCGCGGCCTATGACTGTGGTCCGGGCATCGATACCGGGGCGTGGAACGCCGTCTCCTTTCTCACGCTGCACCGCACCACATGGGACGATTGCGACCAGGGGCGGGTCAGCCTGGACATTCATCCCGGTGGTCATTTCATCCCGCATGGCTGGATCGCGCGCCAGTTGGACGAACTTTTGGGTCGCACTCCCAGCTATCCGTGA
- the pheT gene encoding phenylalanine--tRNA ligase subunit beta yields the protein MKFTLSWLKDHLDTDASVAEIADTLTDLGLEVEEIVNPAERLKEFTIGKVVHAEKHPDADKLRVCKVETDEGEMQIICGAPNAREGITVVVCKPGMYVPGLDITIGVGKIRGVESYGMMASERELELSDEHDGIIELPSGEVGDKFIDWLAENDPSKVDTMIDIAITPNRPDALGVFGIARDLAARGLGTLKTHDHTPVPGDFPCPINVTIDQDTADGCPLFTGRMIRGVKNGPSPQWLQDQLKAIGLRPISALVDVTNYFTYDQNRPLHVFDMAKVQGDLRVHRAAGGEKLVALDDKEYTLGAGQMVISDDNGPESIAGIMGGEATGCTEETVDVFLESAFWDHVQIAMTGRALKINSDARYRFERGVDPEFTIEGLERATQMILDLCGGEPSDVVIAGDVPSHHRAYKLDTDRVQSLVGMDIPESEQRQTLTRLGFRLEGSMAHVPSWRPDVQGEADLVEEVARIASLTKLKGKPLPRLTDGITSAVMTPMQRRQQMARRTVAALGYNECVTYSFIDQPSAALFGGGDDASMLANPISSEMSHMRPDLLPGLLQAAARNQARGFMDLALFEVGPAFTGGEPGEQVTQISGILIGRTGPKDTHGASRPVDLFDAKADAEAVLSAIGAPAKVQILRDGAAWWHPGRHGRICLGPKKMLGVFGELHPKVLAEMDIKGPAVAFTIWPEEIPLPRKGKTTRAALNQSDLQAVERDFAFVVDASVEALTLVNAAAGADKALIEDVRVFDEFIGGSLGEGKKSLAITVRLQPKDKTLKEQDIEAVSDKIIAKVTKATGGSLRG from the coding sequence ATGAAATTCACTCTCTCCTGGCTCAAGGATCACCTGGACACCGACGCATCGGTGGCCGAAATCGCTGACACGCTGACCGATCTGGGCCTTGAGGTCGAAGAGATCGTGAACCCGGCCGAGCGGCTCAAGGAATTCACCATCGGCAAGGTGGTGCACGCCGAGAAACACCCGGACGCGGACAAGCTGCGCGTATGCAAGGTGGAAACCGATGAGGGCGAGATGCAGATCATCTGTGGTGCCCCCAATGCACGCGAAGGTATCACGGTCGTGGTCTGCAAACCGGGCATGTATGTGCCGGGGTTGGATATCACCATCGGTGTCGGCAAAATTCGCGGCGTCGAGAGCTATGGCATGATGGCGTCCGAGCGCGAGCTGGAACTGTCGGACGAACATGACGGCATTATCGAACTGCCCTCGGGCGAGGTGGGTGACAAGTTCATCGACTGGCTGGCCGAGAATGACCCCTCCAAAGTCGACACGATGATCGACATCGCGATCACGCCGAACCGTCCCGATGCGCTGGGCGTCTTTGGCATTGCCCGCGATCTGGCAGCCCGGGGTCTGGGCACGCTGAAAACCCATGACCACACCCCGGTGCCAGGTGATTTCCCGTGCCCGATCAATGTGACCATTGACCAAGACACAGCCGATGGCTGTCCGCTGTTCACAGGGCGGATGATCCGGGGGGTGAAAAACGGTCCCAGCCCACAATGGTTGCAGGACCAGCTCAAGGCGATTGGGTTGCGCCCGATTTCGGCGCTGGTGGATGTGACGAATTACTTCACTTACGATCAGAACCGCCCGTTGCACGTGTTTGACATGGCCAAGGTGCAGGGTGACCTGCGGGTGCATCGCGCCGCTGGAGGTGAAAAACTGGTGGCGCTGGACGACAAGGAATACACACTGGGCGCGGGGCAGATGGTGATTTCGGACGACAATGGTCCCGAAAGCATCGCAGGCATCATGGGGGGCGAGGCCACCGGCTGTACCGAAGAAACCGTGGATGTCTTCCTGGAGAGCGCGTTCTGGGATCACGTTCAGATTGCCATGACTGGCCGTGCGCTGAAAATCAACTCGGACGCGCGGTACCGTTTTGAACGTGGTGTGGACCCCGAGTTCACTATCGAAGGGTTGGAGCGCGCCACGCAGATGATCCTGGATCTGTGCGGGGGGGAGCCGTCCGACGTGGTCATTGCTGGTGACGTGCCCAGCCATCACCGTGCCTACAAGCTGGACACAGATCGGGTGCAGTCGTTGGTGGGGATGGATATTCCCGAAAGCGAACAGCGCCAGACGCTGACTCGTCTGGGATTCCGGCTCGAAGGCAGCATGGCGCATGTGCCGTCTTGGCGCCCGGACGTGCAGGGCGAAGCCGATCTGGTCGAGGAAGTCGCCCGGATCGCATCGTTGACCAAACTAAAAGGCAAACCGCTGCCGCGACTGACCGATGGCATCACATCAGCTGTCATGACCCCGATGCAACGCCGTCAGCAGATGGCGCGCCGTACCGTGGCTGCGTTGGGTTACAATGAATGTGTCACCTACAGCTTCATCGACCAGCCTTCGGCGGCGTTGTTCGGTGGTGGCGATGACGCCAGCATGTTGGCCAATCCGATCAGTTCGGAAATGTCGCATATGCGTCCCGATCTTTTGCCCGGTCTGTTGCAGGCCGCCGCCCGCAATCAGGCGCGCGGTTTTATGGATCTGGCGTTGTTCGAGGTCGGTCCGGCCTTTACCGGTGGTGAGCCGGGCGAACAGGTCACTCAGATTTCCGGGATTTTGATCGGACGCACCGGCCCCAAAGACACACATGGTGCATCGCGCCCGGTGGACCTGTTTGATGCCAAAGCCGACGCCGAAGCGGTTCTGAGCGCTATCGGGGCCCCGGCCAAAGTGCAGATTCTACGCGATGGGGCGGCATGGTGGCATCCGGGGCGTCATGGTCGGATTTGTCTGGGTCCGAAAAAGATGCTGGGTGTCTTTGGCGAATTGCACCCCAAAGTGCTGGCCGAGATGGACATCAAAGGGCCTGCCGTTGCCTTTACCATTTGGCCCGAAGAAATTCCGTTGCCGCGCAAGGGCAAAACCACCCGCGCTGCTCTGAACCAGAGCGATCTTCAGGCGGTTGAACGGGACTTTGCCTTTGTCGTCGATGCATCTGTCGAGGCGTTGACACTGGTCAATGCCGCTGCCGGTGCTGACAAGGCGCTGATCGAAGACGTGCGTGTGTTTGATGAATTTATTGGTGGCAGCCTGGGTGAGGGTAAGAAATCCCTGGCCATCACTGTGCGATTGCAGCCCAAGGACAAGACGTTGAAGGAACAGGACATCGAGGCCGTGAGCGACAAAATCATTGCCAAGGTGACCAAGGCCACCGGCGGTAGCCTGAGAGGCTGA
- a CDS encoding GNAT family N-acetyltransferase — MERGIHIRPATPVDAPSLTRCIDAAYARYFAEGLDLPPVSSGVAQDIQDHVVLVAQADGAVVGGAILSVTGGTAHLMNLFVDPEHTGRKIGSLLLQSVTDVARAAGHTRMRLATHRDMPRNVSYYQRRGWQVSGSEDVRIFMEIDLT; from the coding sequence ATGGAACGGGGCATTCACATCCGGCCGGCAACGCCTGTGGATGCTCCATCCCTGACCCGCTGCATAGATGCGGCCTATGCCCGATATTTTGCCGAGGGGTTGGATCTGCCCCCGGTGTCGTCGGGCGTTGCACAGGACATTCAGGATCACGTCGTTTTGGTGGCCCAAGCAGATGGCGCGGTTGTGGGCGGTGCGATCCTGTCGGTGACGGGCGGAACGGCGCACCTGATGAATCTGTTTGTCGACCCCGAACACACCGGCCGCAAAATCGGCTCGCTTCTTCTGCAATCGGTCACTGACGTTGCCCGCGCTGCCGGGCACACCCGCATGCGGCTAGCCACCCATCGGGATATGCCGCGCAATGTCAGCTACTACCAACGCAGGGGGTGGCAGGTTTCGGGATCCGAAGATGTGCGAATATTCATGGAAATTGATCTGACCTGA
- a CDS encoding class I SAM-dependent methyltransferase, with amino-acid sequence MQASAKFWDGIAEKYARNPISDMASYQHTLDRTASYLGAEDTVLELGCGTGSTALELASGVRQFVASDVAEGMLTIGKNRASEQGIGNVDFVQADVMVPPKGPFDAVLAFNVLHLLDDLDTALISIRDSVKPNGFFISKTFCTPQDGGSWKYKLLRMGLPILQLVGKAPYVRFLQVEELDSALERAGFEIVEQDSFPARNARRFLVARRL; translated from the coding sequence ATGCAAGCAAGCGCAAAATTCTGGGACGGTATTGCCGAAAAATACGCCCGCAACCCGATCAGTGACATGGCTTCCTATCAGCACACCTTGGACCGGACGGCGTCCTATTTGGGCGCAGAAGACACGGTGCTGGAGCTGGGGTGCGGCACTGGTTCGACCGCCTTGGAGCTGGCGTCTGGTGTGCGACAGTTCGTGGCCAGCGATGTGGCAGAGGGCATGTTGACCATTGGCAAGAACCGCGCATCTGAACAGGGGATTGGCAACGTTGATTTCGTTCAGGCGGATGTCATGGTGCCCCCCAAAGGACCGTTTGATGCGGTGCTGGCGTTCAACGTACTGCATCTTCTTGACGATCTTGATACGGCGCTGATCAGCATTCGCGACAGCGTCAAGCCGAATGGCTTTTTCATCTCCAAAACATTCTGCACGCCTCAGGATGGTGGCAGTTGGAAGTACAAGCTGTTGCGTATGGGCCTGCCGATTCTGCAGCTGGTGGGTAAAGCACCCTATGTACGGTTCTTGCAGGTGGAGGAATTGGATAGTGCACTGGAACGCGCCGGATTCGAGATCGTAGAGCAGGACAGCTTCCCGGCACGAAACGCGCGCCGGTTTCTTGTCGCCCGCAGGCTTTGA
- a CDS encoding YtoQ family protein translates to MGLKVYLSGEIHTDWREQIITGADGLDVTFDSPVTDHGASDDCGVRILGAEPNKYWHDHKGAMVNAIRTRKGIADADVVVVRFGDKYKQWNAAFDAGYAAALGKSLIVLHGPDHQHALKEVDAAALAVAEEPGQVVEILRYVLTGALPA, encoded by the coding sequence ATGGGACTGAAGGTATACCTGTCGGGCGAGATTCACACGGATTGGCGCGAACAGATCATCACGGGTGCCGATGGGTTGGATGTCACGTTTGACAGCCCGGTTACCGATCATGGTGCTAGCGATGATTGCGGCGTGCGTATTCTGGGCGCGGAGCCGAATAAATATTGGCATGACCACAAGGGAGCGATGGTCAACGCGATCCGAACCCGCAAGGGGATCGCCGATGCAGATGTCGTGGTTGTCCGTTTTGGGGACAAATACAAACAGTGGAACGCCGCCTTTGACGCAGGATACGCTGCGGCGCTGGGAAAATCCCTGATTGTTCTGCATGGTCCGGACCATCAGCACGCGCTCAAAGAGGTCGATGCAGCCGCGCTGGCTGTGGCCGAAGAGCCCGGACAAGTCGTTGAAATCTTGCGATACGTTCTGACAGGTGCCTTGCCCGCCTGA